One genomic region from Gemmobacter aquarius encodes:
- the ssb gene encoding single-stranded DNA-binding protein, with amino-acid sequence MAGSVNKVIIVGNLGRDPEVRSFPNGGKVVNLRIATSENWRDKATGERKERTEWHSVAIFNENLAKIAEQYLRKGSTVYIEGQLETRKWQDQSGADRYTTEVVLRAFRGELTLLGGRGEGGGGGGGGGDDRGGYDDYQGGGSASGGGGARSGGGGGYGGGSSGGGGGGGGGRANDMDDEIPF; translated from the coding sequence ATGGCAGGCTCTGTCAACAAGGTGATCATCGTCGGCAACCTCGGGCGCGACCCCGAGGTGCGGAGTTTCCCGAATGGCGGCAAGGTGGTGAACCTGCGCATCGCCACGTCGGAAAACTGGCGCGACAAGGCGACGGGCGAGCGCAAGGAACGGACCGAATGGCATTCGGTGGCGATCTTCAACGAAAACCTCGCCAAGATTGCCGAGCAATATCTTCGCAAGGGATCGACTGTCTATATCGAGGGGCAGCTCGAGACCCGTAAATGGCAGGACCAGTCGGGGGCCGACCGCTATACGACCGAAGTGGTGCTGCGGGCGTTCCGCGGCGAGTTGACGCTGCTTGGCGGTCGCGGTGAGGGCGGCGGCGGTGGCGGCGGCGGTGGCGATGACCGCGGCGGCTATGACGACTATCAGGGCGGCGGCAGCGCATCGGGTGGCGGCGGTGCCCGCAGCGGTGGCGGTGGCGGCTATGGCGGCGGATCGTCGGGCGGTGGCGGTGGTGGTGGCGGTGGTCGCGCCAATGACATGGACGACGAAATCCCGTTCTGA
- a CDS encoding vanadium-dependent haloperoxidase, translating to MVRTGLGQIAAGVVLAMAMAFAAPVRADDGARVIANWYRLVLELVRHTPTYSPPVASRAFSYLGVIAYEAVATGKPDMVSFAGQLTDLTPVPPREAGLAYDEAVVVNAAMTDAVKVFFSNTGPTGQRAKAAMEKSLTAQVVEGVAPDVVERSKAYGKVVADHIIAWSSTDGGAVVENMGFPYESALAKGPGDWVPTSLIVQQQKPLLPDWGNVRPFAMPAGDACALPPPPAYSEDPSSAFYAEAKEVYDVTTNLTPEQKLIARFWSDDPMLSPTPPGHWTAIAMDILDAQDADAARRAEVLARLGIAVADAFIGCWQSKYEYNLLRPVTYIRRVIDPKWEALLITPPFPEYPSGHSTQSGAAAAVLTDLFGENFAFDDATHEDEGMAARHYPSFATAAEEAALSRLYGGIHFRSAIERGLEQGRCIGAHVNALRTRK from the coding sequence ATGGTGCGGACGGGTTTGGGACAGATAGCCGCAGGCGTGGTGCTGGCGATGGCGATGGCTTTCGCTGCGCCGGTCCGGGCGGATGACGGGGCACGCGTGATCGCCAACTGGTACCGGCTTGTGCTCGAACTGGTGCGCCACACGCCGACCTATTCGCCGCCCGTCGCGTCGCGGGCGTTTTCCTACCTGGGAGTGATCGCCTATGAGGCCGTCGCTACGGGCAAGCCGGACATGGTGTCCTTTGCCGGACAACTGACCGATCTGACGCCAGTTCCCCCGCGCGAGGCTGGCCTGGCCTATGACGAGGCCGTGGTGGTCAATGCCGCGATGACCGATGCGGTGAAGGTGTTCTTTTCCAACACCGGCCCCACAGGGCAGCGTGCCAAGGCCGCTATGGAGAAGAGCCTGACCGCGCAGGTGGTCGAGGGTGTCGCCCCCGATGTGGTGGAGCGGAGCAAGGCTTACGGGAAAGTCGTTGCGGACCATATCATCGCCTGGTCTTCGACCGATGGCGGCGCCGTGGTCGAGAACATGGGCTTTCCCTATGAATCCGCCCTTGCCAAAGGCCCCGGCGACTGGGTGCCCACCAGCCTGATCGTGCAGCAGCAAAAACCACTGTTGCCCGATTGGGGCAATGTGCGCCCCTTTGCGATGCCTGCGGGCGATGCCTGCGCCCTGCCCCCGCCGCCCGCTTATTCCGAAGACCCCTCGTCGGCCTTTTATGCCGAGGCAAAAGAGGTCTATGACGTGACGACCAACCTGACTCCCGAGCAGAAGCTGATCGCGCGGTTCTGGTCGGACGATCCGATGCTGTCGCCCACGCCCCCCGGCCATTGGACGGCGATCGCGATGGATATCCTCGACGCGCAGGACGCCGACGCCGCACGGCGGGCCGAGGTGCTGGCGCGGCTCGGGATCGCGGTGGCCGATGCCTTCATCGGCTGCTGGCAGAGCAAATACGAATACAATCTACTGCGGCCCGTGACCTATATCCGCCGCGTGATCGACCCGAAATGGGAGGCGCTGCTGATCACCCCGCCCTTTCCGGAATACCCGTCGGGCCATTCCACCCAGTCGGGGGCGGCGGCGGCGGTCTTGACCGACCTGTTCGGCGAGAACTTCGCCTTCGACGACGCCACGCATGAGGATGAGGGGATGGCAGCGCGGCATTATCCCAGCTTTGCGACGGCGGCCGAGGAAGCGGCGCTGTCGCGACTTTATGGCGGCATCCATTTCCGCTCGGCCATCGAGCGCGGGTTGGAACAGGGGCGCTGCATCGGGGCGCATGTGAATGCATTGAGGACGCGGAAATGA